In Sphingomonas sp. R1, a single genomic region encodes these proteins:
- the erpA gene encoding iron-sulfur cluster insertion protein ErpA, whose amino-acid sequence MTTTLDQSAIALTPAAAARVAVIATKQAKPAILRLSVEGGGCSGFQYRFGLAEAVDAEDVVAEVDGVRLVVDPVSLDLVRGAQVDFIDNLGGAHFAVTNPNAASGCGCGTSFSI is encoded by the coding sequence ATGACGACGACCCTCGACCAGTCCGCCATCGCGCTGACGCCCGCCGCCGCGGCGCGCGTCGCGGTGATCGCCACCAAACAGGCCAAGCCTGCGATCCTGCGGCTGTCGGTGGAAGGCGGTGGCTGTTCGGGCTTCCAGTACCGGTTCGGTCTCGCCGAAGCCGTAGACGCCGAGGACGTGGTGGCGGAAGTCGATGGTGTGCGGCTGGTGGTCGATCCCGTCAGCCTCGACCTGGTCCGCGGCGCGCAGGTCGATTTCATCGACAATCTGGGCGGCGCGCATTTCGCGGTCACCAATCCCAATGCGGCATCCGGTTGCGGGTGCGGCACCAGCTTCTCGATCTGA
- the xth gene encoding exodeoxyribonuclease III, with protein sequence MKIVSYNVNGIKARLERLVEYLTEQQPDIVCLQELKSSDDTLPVAAIEAAGYGAIWHGQKGFNGVAILAKGQQPVERQRGLAGDPEDAHSRYIEAEIGDLIVGGLYLPNGNPQPGPKFDYKLRWMDRLHARAAELLAEERPAILAGDFNVIPNDDDTFSVRAMAEDALMQPESRERYRKLLAQGWTDALRTRFPKGGVWTFWDYQAGAWQRDAGFRIDHLLLSPQAADRFTGAGVDKAYRGRDKASDHAPTWVTLR encoded by the coding sequence TTGAAAATCGTCAGCTACAACGTCAACGGCATCAAGGCCCGTCTCGAGCGCCTTGTCGAGTATCTCACCGAGCAGCAGCCGGACATCGTCTGTCTGCAGGAACTGAAGAGCTCGGACGACACGCTGCCCGTCGCTGCGATCGAGGCGGCGGGCTACGGCGCGATCTGGCACGGCCAGAAGGGGTTCAACGGCGTCGCGATCCTTGCCAAGGGGCAGCAGCCCGTCGAGCGCCAGCGCGGCCTCGCCGGCGATCCGGAGGATGCCCACAGCCGCTATATCGAGGCCGAGATCGGCGACCTGATCGTCGGCGGGCTCTATCTGCCCAACGGCAATCCTCAGCCGGGGCCGAAATTCGACTACAAGCTGCGCTGGATGGACCGGCTCCACGCACGTGCGGCGGAGTTGCTCGCCGAGGAGCGGCCCGCGATCCTGGCGGGGGACTTCAACGTCATCCCGAACGACGACGACACCTTCTCGGTCCGCGCCATGGCCGAGGATGCGCTGATGCAGCCGGAATCGCGCGAACGCTATCGCAAGTTGCTGGCGCAAGGGTGGACCGATGCGCTGCGCACGCGGTTCCCCAAGGGCGGCGTGTGGACCTTCTGGGACTATCAGGCGGGCGCCTGGCAGCGCGATGCCGGTTTCCGTATCGACCATCTGCTGCTCAGCCCGCAGGCGGCGGACCGCTTCACCGGCGCCGGCGTGGACAAGGCGTATCGCGGCCGCGACAAGGCCAGCGATCACGCACCCACCTGGGTGACCCTGCGCTGA
- a CDS encoding ferritin-like domain-containing protein: MSERRSVAAAVRAVLDAADPTDKVMKARAAARDWRLGRLDFRFDVAMPARPARPAAPELLPPNRMPKRGRGGSERGRIALIHALAHIEFVAIDLAFDLIGRFGAEFPVDFTDDWMRVGADEAMHFALLDRRLRSLGSHYGALPAHDGLWDAAAETAHDAKARLAIVPMVLEARGLDVTPATIERFAAAEDVATTKILTRIVNDEVRHVRAGTRWFEFACVAARCVPETTWQDLVRTHFRGAIKPPFNDSARDSAGLTRAYYQALADG; the protein is encoded by the coding sequence GTGAGCGAACGACGCAGCGTGGCGGCGGCGGTGCGGGCGGTGCTCGACGCCGCCGACCCGACCGACAAGGTGATGAAGGCTCGCGCCGCCGCGCGGGATTGGCGATTGGGGCGGCTCGATTTCCGCTTCGACGTGGCGATGCCCGCGCGCCCTGCGCGACCTGCCGCGCCCGAGCTGCTGCCGCCCAATCGCATGCCCAAGCGGGGGCGGGGCGGTTCGGAGCGCGGGCGGATCGCGTTGATCCATGCGCTGGCGCATATCGAGTTCGTCGCGATCGACCTTGCCTTCGATCTCATCGGCCGCTTCGGCGCCGAGTTTCCGGTCGATTTCACCGATGACTGGATGCGCGTCGGCGCGGACGAGGCGATGCATTTCGCGCTGCTGGATCGCCGCTTGCGCAGTCTTGGCAGCCACTATGGCGCGCTGCCTGCGCATGACGGTCTGTGGGACGCCGCCGCCGAAACCGCCCATGATGCCAAGGCGCGCCTTGCGATCGTGCCGATGGTGCTGGAGGCGCGGGGCCTGGACGTGACGCCGGCCACGATCGAGCGGTTCGCCGCCGCGGAGGATGTCGCCACGACGAAGATCCTGACGCGGATTGTCAACGATGAGGTGCGGCACGTACGGGCCGGCACACGGTGGTTCGAATTCGCCTGCGTCGCGGCTCGTTGCGTTCCGGAAACGACTTGGCAAGATCTCGTCCGTACCCATTTCAGGGGTGCGATTAAGCCGCCGTTCAACGACTCGGCGCGCGACTCAGCCGGTTTGACGCGCGCATACTACCAAGCGCTTGCCGACGGCTGA
- a CDS encoding peroxiredoxin, giving the protein MSIEQGDALPKGALVAADGSAITLPEWGAGAPFVLYFYPKDDTSGCTREAQDFTAAMPEFAALGVKVLGISKDPPAKHQKFTAKYDLTVPLATDEDGGLMEALGVWVEKSMYGKKYMGIERSTFLFDAAGTLVRAWRKVKVPGHAAEVLDAAKALG; this is encoded by the coding sequence ATGAGCATCGAGCAGGGCGACGCGCTCCCCAAGGGCGCGCTGGTGGCGGCGGATGGCAGCGCGATCACGCTGCCCGAATGGGGCGCGGGCGCGCCGTTCGTCCTCTATTTCTACCCCAAGGACGATACGTCGGGCTGCACCCGCGAGGCGCAGGACTTCACGGCGGCGATGCCGGAGTTCGCCGCGCTCGGCGTGAAGGTATTGGGCATCTCGAAGGACCCGCCCGCCAAGCATCAGAAGTTCACCGCCAAATATGACCTCACCGTGCCGCTCGCCACCGACGAGGACGGCGGGCTGATGGAGGCACTGGGCGTCTGGGTCGAGAAATCGATGTACGGCAAAAAGTATATGGGCATCGAGCGCTCGACCTTCCTGTTCGACGCCGCGGGCACGCTGGTCCGCGCCTGGCGCAAGGTGAAGGTGCCCGGCCACGCCGCCGAGGTGCTGGATGCGGCGAAGGCGCTGGGGTGA
- a CDS encoding M23 family metallopeptidase — translation MAVPSERKNDDFAHKFREFFTTRDVILHDGGKLRRFSIGGRSQLLFASAAVMTVLFSGYGVSQAMAGAIAYTAPVAGSPEAQVAAMRAEVARMRAEVAAAKEAAKLQAAKIEQRQAVLNAVVSGKADRSVLEADLEAVPQKTSALTGEIVAPLKKVEARQVALAAQAQKVGEARVRQAAARLQHLGLAPHRFVKVGVAMGGPYEPVSDDDATTAVTADADAQFRSLFETWKKLDSIESASISIPSMQPVQHVSFTSHFGVRSDPFRGTAAMHAGVDIPGESGTPIYATADGVVSHAGRQGGYGNLVEINHGRGLETRYGHLSKILVADNSRVRRGQIIGLMGSTGRSTGTHLHYEVRLDGHAINPIPFIQSGEYIAQAPVTGGGVGGPR, via the coding sequence ATGGCCGTACCGTCCGAACGCAAGAACGATGACTTCGCGCACAAGTTCCGGGAATTCTTCACCACGCGGGATGTGATCCTGCATGACGGTGGCAAGCTTCGCCGCTTCAGCATCGGCGGCCGCTCTCAGCTTCTGTTCGCCAGCGCGGCGGTGATGACCGTGCTGTTCTCGGGCTATGGCGTGTCGCAGGCGATGGCCGGCGCGATCGCGTACACCGCGCCGGTGGCGGGCTCGCCGGAGGCGCAGGTCGCTGCGATGCGCGCGGAAGTTGCCCGCATGCGCGCCGAAGTTGCAGCCGCCAAGGAAGCTGCCAAGCTGCAGGCCGCCAAGATCGAGCAGCGCCAGGCGGTGCTGAACGCGGTCGTCTCCGGCAAGGCCGATCGTTCGGTTCTCGAAGCCGATCTCGAGGCGGTGCCGCAGAAGACCAGCGCGCTGACCGGCGAGATCGTCGCGCCGCTCAAGAAGGTCGAGGCACGGCAGGTGGCGCTTGCTGCCCAGGCGCAGAAGGTCGGCGAGGCGCGGGTGCGCCAGGCGGCCGCCCGCCTCCAGCATCTCGGCCTCGCGCCGCACCGCTTCGTCAAGGTCGGCGTCGCGATGGGCGGTCCCTATGAGCCGGTGAGCGACGACGATGCCACCACCGCCGTCACCGCCGATGCCGATGCGCAGTTCCGCTCGCTGTTCGAAACCTGGAAGAAGCTCGACTCGATCGAATCGGCGTCGATCTCGATCCCCTCGATGCAGCCGGTGCAGCATGTCAGCTTCACCTCGCATTTCGGCGTTCGCTCGGATCCGTTCCGCGGCACCGCCGCCATGCATGCCGGCGTCGATATTCCCGGCGAGTCCGGCACGCCCATCTACGCGACCGCGGACGGTGTCGTCTCGCATGCCGGTCGTCAGGGCGGCTATGGCAATCTGGTCGAGATCAATCATGGTCGCGGTCTCGAGACCCGCTATGGCCACCTCTCGAAGATTCTCGTTGCCGACAACAGCCGCGTGCGTCGCGGCCAGATCATCGGCCTGATGGGCTCGACCGGCCGCTCGACCGGCACCCACCTCCATTACGAGGTCCGCCTCGACGGGCACGCGATCAACCCGATCCCGTTCATCCAGTCGGGCGAATATATCGCACAGGCGCCGGTGACCGGCGGCGGCGTCGGCGGTCCGCGCTGA
- a CDS encoding N-acetyltransferase produces the protein MASADLKVRPVSGKADTKAFIELAYRLNGDDPNWVAPLRDEVAGTISPKKNGWFSHAEGQLFLAERGGKVVGRISAHIDTLALQMPPEQGFGPGTGFWGLFEAEDAEVAAAVIHQAEDWLRAKGMTKALGPVSLSIWEEPGLLVKGHDHPPTVLMGHHPARYQGWIEALGYTEAKKIVTYELDISKEFPPIVQRIVAAGEKNARIRIREVNKAKFAEEAAIILAILNDAWGDNWGFVPLTQPEVDDVGKKLKPLVFNDLIRIAEYDGEPVAFMVTLPDLNEPLKPLKGALLPFGWAKLLLWLRKPKARTMRVPLMGVVKRLQSSRMASQLAFMMIEYIRRASVTHYGASRGEIGWILEDNQGMVAIADAIESKINREYLIYQKAL, from the coding sequence GTGGCTAGTGCCGATCTCAAGGTCCGGCCCGTTTCGGGCAAGGCCGACACCAAGGCGTTCATCGAGCTTGCCTATCGCCTCAACGGCGACGATCCCAACTGGGTCGCCCCCTTGCGCGACGAAGTGGCGGGCACGATCAGCCCCAAGAAGAACGGCTGGTTCAGCCATGCCGAAGGCCAGCTGTTCCTCGCCGAGCGTGGGGGCAAGGTGGTCGGCCGCATCTCCGCGCATATCGACACGCTGGCGCTGCAGATGCCGCCCGAGCAGGGCTTCGGCCCCGGCACCGGCTTCTGGGGCCTGTTCGAGGCGGAGGACGCCGAGGTTGCCGCCGCGGTGATCCATCAGGCCGAGGACTGGCTGCGCGCCAAGGGCATGACCAAGGCGCTGGGTCCGGTGAGCCTCTCGATCTGGGAAGAGCCCGGCCTGCTGGTGAAGGGCCATGACCATCCGCCGACGGTGCTGATGGGCCACCACCCGGCGCGCTACCAGGGCTGGATCGAGGCGCTCGGCTATACCGAGGCCAAGAAGATCGTCACCTACGAGCTCGACATCAGCAAGGAATTCCCGCCGATCGTGCAGCGCATCGTCGCCGCCGGCGAGAAGAATGCCCGCATCCGCATCCGCGAGGTCAACAAGGCCAAGTTCGCCGAGGAAGCGGCGATCATCCTCGCCATTCTCAACGATGCCTGGGGGGATAACTGGGGTTTCGTGCCGCTCACCCAGCCCGAGGTGGACGATGTCGGCAAGAAGCTGAAGCCGCTGGTGTTCAACGATCTGATCCGCATCGCCGAATATGACGGTGAGCCGGTGGCGTTCATGGTCACCCTGCCCGACCTCAACGAGCCGCTGAAGCCGCTCAAGGGGGCGCTGCTGCCGTTCGGCTGGGCCAAGCTGCTGCTGTGGCTGCGCAAGCCCAAGGCGCGGACGATGCGCGTGCCGCTGATGGGCGTGGTGAAGCGTCTGCAGAGCTCGCGCATGGCGAGCCAGCTGGCCTTCATGATGATCGAATATATCCGTCGCGCCTCGGTCACCCATTACGGCGCGAGCCGCGGCGAGATCGGCTGGATTCTCGAGGACAATCAGGGGATGGTCGCCATCGCCGATGCCATCGAAAGCAAGATCAACCGCGAATATCTGATCTATCAGAAGGCGCTCTGA
- a CDS encoding polysaccharide deacetylase family protein codes for MQAMFLRAAALWALAAGVPAANAQTVWPNGAKAAVVLTYDDALTSQLDHVVPELDAAGFKATFFLANVAEGQVERWRKVATGGHELANHTIFHACSKASYPADPRYVSEAYTPASMLREIAQQNVLLHALDGKSRHGLATPCGQSLAGGTDYLEDLRKANLVTYVRGVVDTPADARANVAKADPMHIPSRGFGEGATAEKMIAYVREAEQGGGWAVFLFHGVGGDYLTVPDAEHRKMLAWLAAHRSEVWVTTLQEALDWAKTHPGK; via the coding sequence ATGCAAGCGATGTTCCTGCGGGCCGCGGCGCTGTGGGCGCTGGCGGCGGGCGTACCGGCGGCAAACGCGCAGACGGTCTGGCCGAACGGTGCGAAGGCAGCGGTGGTGCTCACCTACGACGATGCGCTGACCTCGCAGCTCGACCATGTCGTGCCCGAACTCGACGCTGCCGGCTTCAAGGCCACCTTCTTCCTCGCCAATGTGGCGGAGGGTCAGGTGGAGCGCTGGCGCAAGGTCGCGACGGGCGGCCACGAACTGGCCAACCACACCATCTTCCACGCCTGCAGCAAGGCGAGCTACCCGGCCGATCCCCGGTATGTGAGCGAAGCCTATACGCCGGCAAGCATGCTGCGGGAGATCGCCCAGCAGAATGTGCTGCTTCACGCGCTGGACGGAAAGTCCCGCCACGGCCTGGCCACGCCGTGCGGACAGAGCCTGGCCGGCGGCACCGACTATCTCGAGGATCTGCGCAAGGCGAACCTCGTCACCTATGTGCGCGGCGTGGTCGACACGCCGGCGGATGCCCGCGCCAACGTCGCCAAGGCCGATCCGATGCACATTCCCTCGCGCGGCTTCGGCGAGGGCGCGACGGCGGAAAAGATGATCGCCTATGTCCGCGAGGCAGAACAGGGCGGGGGCTGGGCGGTATTCCTGTTCCACGGCGTCGGCGGCGATTACCTCACCGTGCCGGACGCCGAGCACCGCAAGATGCTCGCCTGGCTGGCGGCACATCGGAGCGAGGTGTGGGTGACGACGCTGCAGGAGGCGCTCGACTGGGCCAAGACGCATCCGGGGAAGTAG
- a CDS encoding fatty acid desaturase family protein produces MTQTLAFDLPDTPDADVSATIARIRLSGVPDDRAMLRAAAELTRDLHTPNKALYWTDCLLSAGVGYAGMATAMFAASPWVALLGAAIAVFALYRAELFIHEITHLKHALLPGFRLGWNLVVGIPLLLPSFMYEGIHTIHHARTRYGTEQDPEYLPLARMKPWTLPLFLLVSVLMPIGLLLRFAVLAPLSLVFPKLRRLVVARYSGLQINPSFERREPEGEFRRQWFWQELGASLFAITLIGITVAGILPLRAFLAYVGIVAASAVINQVRTLVAHLWENEGEPLTVTAQYLDSVNVPEPGFLPYLWAPVGLRYHALHHLLPAVPYHALGEAHRRLAAALDPSSAYHKANYPSLAGLVMKLAQGTMRQR; encoded by the coding sequence ATGACCCAAACGCTAGCCTTCGATCTTCCGGACACGCCGGATGCCGATGTGTCGGCAACGATTGCACGTATCCGGCTTTCGGGCGTGCCGGATGACCGCGCGATGCTCCGCGCTGCTGCCGAGCTGACCCGCGACCTGCACACGCCCAACAAGGCGCTTTACTGGACCGATTGCCTGCTCTCCGCGGGCGTCGGCTATGCGGGCATGGCGACCGCGATGTTCGCAGCCTCGCCCTGGGTGGCGCTGCTCGGTGCGGCGATCGCGGTGTTCGCGCTGTATCGCGCCGAGCTGTTCATCCACGAGATCACCCATCTCAAGCATGCGCTGCTGCCGGGTTTCCGGTTGGGCTGGAACCTCGTCGTCGGCATCCCGCTGCTGCTGCCCTCGTTCATGTATGAGGGCATCCACACGATCCACCATGCCCGCACCCGCTACGGCACCGAGCAGGACCCCGAATATCTGCCGCTCGCGCGCATGAAGCCGTGGACGCTGCCGCTGTTCCTGCTGGTCTCGGTGCTGATGCCGATCGGGCTGCTGCTCCGCTTCGCGGTGCTGGCGCCGTTGTCGCTGGTCTTCCCGAAGCTGCGCCGACTGGTCGTCGCGCGCTATTCGGGGCTGCAGATCAACCCGTCGTTCGAGCGCCGCGAACCCGAAGGCGAGTTCCGCCGCCAGTGGTTCTGGCAGGAACTGGGCGCCAGCCTGTTCGCGATCACGCTGATCGGGATCACCGTGGCGGGCATCCTGCCACTGCGTGCGTTCCTCGCCTATGTCGGCATCGTCGCTGCCTCGGCGGTGATCAACCAGGTGCGCACGCTGGTCGCGCACCTGTGGGAGAATGAGGGCGAGCCGCTGACCGTGACGGCGCAGTATCTCGACAGCGTCAACGTGCCGGAGCCGGGCTTCCTCCCCTATCTCTGGGCGCCGGTGGGCCTGCGCTACCACGCGCTGCACCATCTGCTGCCGGCCGTGCCCTATCATGCGCTCGGCGAGGCACATCGTCGTCTTGCAGCTGCGCTCGACCCGAGCTCGGCCTATCACAAGGCCAATTATCCCAGCCTTGCCGGGCTGGTGATGAAGCTGGCGCAGGGCACCATGCGCCAGCGCTGA